In one window of Mytilus galloprovincialis chromosome 6, xbMytGall1.hap1.1, whole genome shotgun sequence DNA:
- the LOC143078585 gene encoding uncharacterized protein LOC143078585: MTENGHFCVNISTNVIADYKCRDIVCYPGRVLINGKCIPLLPYTANLNYTLTFGIIMLIFTTLSLLCLFLTFMTYCMFEQLRALPGKNNMCLVVALFFAMAVLEFGMKSLKLLLLHQQKF, from the exons ATGACCGAAAATGGTCATTTCTGTGTAAATATATCAACGAATGTTATAGCAGAC TATAAGTGTCGTGATATTGTATGTTACCCTGGACGTGTACTGATTAATGGCAAGTGCATACCACTTCTACCATACACTGCTAATCTTAATTATACACTTACATTTGGA ATAATTATGCTTATATTTACAACATTATCGTTACTATGCTTATTCCTGACTTTTATGACTTACTGCATGTTTGAGCAGCTACGTGCACTACCAGGAAAGAACAATATGTGTCTTGTCGTTGCCTTATTTTTTGCTATGGCTGTTCTAGAATTTGGTATGAAGTCACTCAAACTACTTCTTTTACATCaacaaaaattttga